The Acanthochromis polyacanthus isolate Apoly-LR-REF ecotype Palm Island chromosome 17, KAUST_Apoly_ChrSc, whole genome shotgun sequence genome has a window encoding:
- the LOC110948826 gene encoding zinc finger Y-chromosomal protein 1 isoform X1: MAPWLHRFLFTSLHPPCVCFTERYFFGRSSSRSGEGVTSLAVRIIVGKCVILILVTLSSNKCSARTMDEDVTRLAIHSEEPKIILHGSDEGGAGGQEFVVELQETVLVSEGEGEGMAVHRFAPDELVIQDAVEDVVSEYVHCDEDEDVAVETCVMALEGEEEGVAMGDIPEDGLDPEQQEDDQDGCGDYLMISLDEAGKMVSEDGTEVTVEGAVEDQEVEKDEDGQEVIKVYIFKADSGEDDMGESVDISDGDTESMALTESSGQTLREKMVYMSVEDSHHNQGSHGGSKVTDEVYMEVVVGGEEPVTHDRSYDSVSLSKDFMPVAWAAAYGAEDSESCENRNGAASALLHIDESDGVDEINRQRSKNKRRSEPRQVQTAIIIGPYGQPLTVYPCMLCGKKFKSRGFLKRHTKNHHQDVLTRKKYQCTDCEFTTNKKASLHNHMEVHALSSKAPFECEMCGKEFHQQAALFSHRLQHHHREPKNQPPPPPTKMHKCKFCDYETAEQGLLNRHLLAVHSKSFPHICVECGKGFRHPSELKKHMRTHTGEKPYSCLYCDYKSADSSNLKTHIKTKHSKEMPYKCERCFQTFAEEEELMQHGLTHEENKTHHCAHCDHKSSNSSDLKRHIISVHTKDYPHKCAVCGKGFHRPSELKKHSVAHRTKKLHQCRHCNFKIADPFVLSRHILSVHTKEQQASPEKSETKRTETHTPVAAPKKSAASGSSASGPPARVSAASLASSVTVVIGKGQKERRIYQCQYCDYSTGDASGFKRHVISIHTKDYPHRCEICSKGFRRPSEKNQHIMRHHKDVVQAE, translated from the exons CTCTCCAGTAACAAATGCAGTGCGAGGACAATGGATGAGGATGTCACCAGGCTTGCAATACATTCTGAAGAGCCTAAAATAATATTACACGGATCGG ATGAGGGTGGTGCCGGCGGGCAGGAGTTTGTTGTGGAGCTTCAAGAGACTGTGTTGGTGTCAGAAGGCGAGGGGGAAGGCATGGCGGTTCACAGGTTTGCCCCAGACGAGCTAGTCATCCAGGATGCTGTTGAGGATGTGGTATCTGAGTATGTGCACTgcgatgaagatgaagatgttGCTGTAGAAACCTGCGTGATGGCTCTGGAGGGCGAGGAGGAAGGTGTTGCCATGGGAGACATCCCTGAAGATGGGCTGGACccagagcagcaggaggatgacCAAGACGGCTGTGGAGATTATCTAATGATATCCT TGGACGAAGCTGGTAAAATGGTGTCTGAGGATGGAACCGAGGTGACAGTGGAGGGAGCTGTGGAGGACCAGGAAGTGGAGAAGGATGAGGATGGACAGGAGGTGATCAAGGTGTACATCTTCAAGGCTGATTCTGGAGAGGATGACATGG GAGAGTCTGTTGACATCAGTGATGGGGACACGGAGAGCATGGCGTTGACGGAGTCTTCAGGCCAAACACTCAGAGAGAAGATGGTTTACATGTCCGTCGAGGACTCTCACCACAATCAAGGAAGCCATG GTGGGTCCAAGGTGACTGATGAGGTTTATATGGAGGTGGTGGTAGGAGGCGAAGAGCCAGTAACTCACGACCGCTCGTATGACAGCGTGTCTCTAAGCAAGGACTTCATGCCTGTGGCCTGGGCAGCTGCTTATG GTGCAGAGGACAGCGAGAGTTGTGAAAACCGGAACGGTGCAGCCTCGGCACTGCTGCACATCGACGAGTCGGACGGGGTTGATGAAATCAATAGACAGCGCAGCAAGAACAAGAGACGGTCAGAGCCTCGACAGGTCCAGACAG CCATCATCATCGGTCCGTATGGTCAGCCGCTGACAGTTTACCCCTGTATGCTTTGTGGTAAAAAGTTCAAGTCGCGAGGCTTTCTGAAGCGCCACACTAAGAATCACCACCAGGATGTTCTGACCAGGAAGAAGTACCAATGTACGGACTGTGAGTTCACCACCAACAAGAAAGCCAGCCTCCACAACCACATGGAGGTGCACGCTCTGAGCAGCAAGGCCCCTTTTGAGTGTGAAATGTGTGGCAAGGAGTTCCACCAGCAGGCGGCGCTGTTCTCTCACAGACTGCAGCATCACCACCGGGAGCCCAAGAACCAGCCGCCTCCACCGCCCACCAAGATGCATAAATGCAAGTTCTGTGACTATGAAACTGCTGAGCAAGGACTGCTCAATCGACACTTGTTGGCCGTTCACAGTAAGAGCTTCCCCCACATCTGTGTGGAATGTGGAAAAGGCTTTCGACATCCCTCAGAGCTGAAGaaacacatgcgcacacacactggCGAGAAACCTTACTCCTGCCTGTACTGCGATTACAAGTCGGCCGATTCCTCTAATCTGAAAACGCACATCAAGACTAAGCATAGCAAAGAGATGCCATACAAATGTGAGCGCTGTTTTCAGACCTttgcggaggaggaggagctaaTGCAGCACGGACTAACACACGAGGAGAATAAGACCCACCATTGTGCCCACTGTGATCACAAAAGTTCCAACTCCAGTGACCTAAAGCGCCATATCATATCTGTTCATACCAAGGACTATCCACACAAATGTGCTGTGTGTGGGAAAGGCTTCCACCGGCCGTCTGAACTAAAGAAGCACTCGGTAGCCCACCGCACTAAGAAACTCCATCAGTGCCGGCACTGCAACTTTAAAATTGCAGATCCTTTTGTTCTCAGTCGCCACATCTTGTCTGTCCACACAAAGGAGCAGCAGGCCTCACCTGAAAAGAGTGAGACTAAgaggacagagacacacactccTGTTGCAGCACCTAAAAAGTCTGCAGCTAGCGGGTCGAGCGCCTCGGGTCCACCAGCTCGAGTCAGTGCAGCCAGCTTAGCCAGCAGTGTGACTGTAGTTATTGGCAAAGGACAAAAAGAGAGGAGAATTTACCAGTGCCAGTACTGCGACTACAGCACCGGGGACGCGTCGGGTTTCAAGCGGCACGTGATTTCCATTCACACAAAAGACTACCCGCACCGCTGCGAGATCTGTTCGAAAGGCTTCCGGCGACCCTCGGAGAAGAACCAGCATATCATGCGCCACCACAAGGACGTGGTGCAGGCAGAGTGA
- the LOC110948826 gene encoding zinc finger Y-chromosomal protein 1 isoform X3 has product MDEDVTRLAIHSEEPKIILHGSDEGGAGGQEFVVELQETVLVSEGEGEGMAVHRFAPDELVIQDAVEDVVSEYVHCDEDEDVAVETCVMALEGEEEGVAMGDIPEDGLDPEQQEDDQDGCGDYLMISLDEAGKMVSEDGTEVTVEGAVEDQEVEKDEDGQEVIKVYIFKADSGEDDMGESVDISDGDTESMALTESSGQTLREKMVYMSVEDSHHNQGSHGGSKVTDEVYMEVVVGGEEPVTHDRSYDSVSLSKDFMPVAWAAAYGAEDSESCENRNGAASALLHIDESDGVDEINRQRSKNKRRSEPRQVQTAIIIGPYGQPLTVYPCMLCGKKFKSRGFLKRHTKNHHQDVLTRKKYQCTDCEFTTNKKASLHNHMEVHALSSKAPFECEMCGKEFHQQAALFSHRLQHHHREPKNQPPPPPTKMHKCKFCDYETAEQGLLNRHLLAVHSKSFPHICVECGKGFRHPSELKKHMRTHTGEKPYSCLYCDYKSADSSNLKTHIKTKHSKEMPYKCERCFQTFAEEEELMQHGLTHEENKTHHCAHCDHKSSNSSDLKRHIISVHTKDYPHKCAVCGKGFHRPSELKKHSVAHRTKKLHQCRHCNFKIADPFVLSRHILSVHTKEQQASPEKSETKRTETHTPVAAPKKSAASGSSASGPPARVSAASLASSVTVVIGKGQKERRIYQCQYCDYSTGDASGFKRHVISIHTKDYPHRCEICSKGFRRPSEKNQHIMRHHKDVVQAE; this is encoded by the exons ATGGATGAGGATGTCACCAGGCTTGCAATACATTCTGAAGAGCCTAAAATAATATTACACGGATCGG ATGAGGGTGGTGCCGGCGGGCAGGAGTTTGTTGTGGAGCTTCAAGAGACTGTGTTGGTGTCAGAAGGCGAGGGGGAAGGCATGGCGGTTCACAGGTTTGCCCCAGACGAGCTAGTCATCCAGGATGCTGTTGAGGATGTGGTATCTGAGTATGTGCACTgcgatgaagatgaagatgttGCTGTAGAAACCTGCGTGATGGCTCTGGAGGGCGAGGAGGAAGGTGTTGCCATGGGAGACATCCCTGAAGATGGGCTGGACccagagcagcaggaggatgacCAAGACGGCTGTGGAGATTATCTAATGATATCCT TGGACGAAGCTGGTAAAATGGTGTCTGAGGATGGAACCGAGGTGACAGTGGAGGGAGCTGTGGAGGACCAGGAAGTGGAGAAGGATGAGGATGGACAGGAGGTGATCAAGGTGTACATCTTCAAGGCTGATTCTGGAGAGGATGACATGG GAGAGTCTGTTGACATCAGTGATGGGGACACGGAGAGCATGGCGTTGACGGAGTCTTCAGGCCAAACACTCAGAGAGAAGATGGTTTACATGTCCGTCGAGGACTCTCACCACAATCAAGGAAGCCATG GTGGGTCCAAGGTGACTGATGAGGTTTATATGGAGGTGGTGGTAGGAGGCGAAGAGCCAGTAACTCACGACCGCTCGTATGACAGCGTGTCTCTAAGCAAGGACTTCATGCCTGTGGCCTGGGCAGCTGCTTATG GTGCAGAGGACAGCGAGAGTTGTGAAAACCGGAACGGTGCAGCCTCGGCACTGCTGCACATCGACGAGTCGGACGGGGTTGATGAAATCAATAGACAGCGCAGCAAGAACAAGAGACGGTCAGAGCCTCGACAGGTCCAGACAG CCATCATCATCGGTCCGTATGGTCAGCCGCTGACAGTTTACCCCTGTATGCTTTGTGGTAAAAAGTTCAAGTCGCGAGGCTTTCTGAAGCGCCACACTAAGAATCACCACCAGGATGTTCTGACCAGGAAGAAGTACCAATGTACGGACTGTGAGTTCACCACCAACAAGAAAGCCAGCCTCCACAACCACATGGAGGTGCACGCTCTGAGCAGCAAGGCCCCTTTTGAGTGTGAAATGTGTGGCAAGGAGTTCCACCAGCAGGCGGCGCTGTTCTCTCACAGACTGCAGCATCACCACCGGGAGCCCAAGAACCAGCCGCCTCCACCGCCCACCAAGATGCATAAATGCAAGTTCTGTGACTATGAAACTGCTGAGCAAGGACTGCTCAATCGACACTTGTTGGCCGTTCACAGTAAGAGCTTCCCCCACATCTGTGTGGAATGTGGAAAAGGCTTTCGACATCCCTCAGAGCTGAAGaaacacatgcgcacacacactggCGAGAAACCTTACTCCTGCCTGTACTGCGATTACAAGTCGGCCGATTCCTCTAATCTGAAAACGCACATCAAGACTAAGCATAGCAAAGAGATGCCATACAAATGTGAGCGCTGTTTTCAGACCTttgcggaggaggaggagctaaTGCAGCACGGACTAACACACGAGGAGAATAAGACCCACCATTGTGCCCACTGTGATCACAAAAGTTCCAACTCCAGTGACCTAAAGCGCCATATCATATCTGTTCATACCAAGGACTATCCACACAAATGTGCTGTGTGTGGGAAAGGCTTCCACCGGCCGTCTGAACTAAAGAAGCACTCGGTAGCCCACCGCACTAAGAAACTCCATCAGTGCCGGCACTGCAACTTTAAAATTGCAGATCCTTTTGTTCTCAGTCGCCACATCTTGTCTGTCCACACAAAGGAGCAGCAGGCCTCACCTGAAAAGAGTGAGACTAAgaggacagagacacacactccTGTTGCAGCACCTAAAAAGTCTGCAGCTAGCGGGTCGAGCGCCTCGGGTCCACCAGCTCGAGTCAGTGCAGCCAGCTTAGCCAGCAGTGTGACTGTAGTTATTGGCAAAGGACAAAAAGAGAGGAGAATTTACCAGTGCCAGTACTGCGACTACAGCACCGGGGACGCGTCGGGTTTCAAGCGGCACGTGATTTCCATTCACACAAAAGACTACCCGCACCGCTGCGAGATCTGTTCGAAAGGCTTCCGGCGACCCTCGGAGAAGAACCAGCATATCATGCGCCACCACAAGGACGTGGTGCAGGCAGAGTGA
- the LOC110948826 gene encoding zinc finger Y-chromosomal protein 1 isoform X2, whose amino-acid sequence MDEDVTRLAIHSEEPKIILHGSDEGGAGGQEFVVELQETVLVSEGEGEGMAVHRFAPDELVIQDAVEDVVSEYVHCDEDEDVAVETCVMALEGEEEGVAMGDIPEDGLDPEQQEDDQDGCGDYLMISLDEAGKMVSEDGTEVTVEGAVEDQEVEKDEDGQEVIKVYIFKADSGEDDMGESVDISDGDTESMALTESSGQTLREKMVYMSVEDSHHNQGSHGAEDSESCENRNGAASALLHIDESDGVDEINRQRSKNKRRSEPRQVQTAIIIGPYGQPLTVYPCMLCGKKFKSRGFLKRHTKNHHQDVLTRKKYQCTDCEFTTNKKASLHNHMEVHALSSKAPFECEMCGKEFHQQAALFSHRLQHHHREPKNQPPPPPTKMHKCKFCDYETAEQGLLNRHLLAVHSKSFPHICVECGKGFRHPSELKKHMRTHTGEKPYSCLYCDYKSADSSNLKTHIKTKHSKEMPYKCERCFQTFAEEEELMQHGLTHEENKTHHCAHCDHKSSNSSDLKRHIISVHTKDYPHKCAVCGKGFHRPSELKKHSVAHRTKKLHQCRHCNFKIADPFVLSRHILSVHTKEQQASPEKSETKRTETHTPVAAPKKSAASGSSASGPPARVSAASLASSVTVVIGKGQKERRIYQCQYCDYSTGDASGFKRHVISIHTKDYPHRCEICSKGFRRPSEKNQHIMRHHKDVVQAE is encoded by the exons ATGGATGAGGATGTCACCAGGCTTGCAATACATTCTGAAGAGCCTAAAATAATATTACACGGATCGG ATGAGGGTGGTGCCGGCGGGCAGGAGTTTGTTGTGGAGCTTCAAGAGACTGTGTTGGTGTCAGAAGGCGAGGGGGAAGGCATGGCGGTTCACAGGTTTGCCCCAGACGAGCTAGTCATCCAGGATGCTGTTGAGGATGTGGTATCTGAGTATGTGCACTgcgatgaagatgaagatgttGCTGTAGAAACCTGCGTGATGGCTCTGGAGGGCGAGGAGGAAGGTGTTGCCATGGGAGACATCCCTGAAGATGGGCTGGACccagagcagcaggaggatgacCAAGACGGCTGTGGAGATTATCTAATGATATCCT TGGACGAAGCTGGTAAAATGGTGTCTGAGGATGGAACCGAGGTGACAGTGGAGGGAGCTGTGGAGGACCAGGAAGTGGAGAAGGATGAGGATGGACAGGAGGTGATCAAGGTGTACATCTTCAAGGCTGATTCTGGAGAGGATGACATGG GAGAGTCTGTTGACATCAGTGATGGGGACACGGAGAGCATGGCGTTGACGGAGTCTTCAGGCCAAACACTCAGAGAGAAGATGGTTTACATGTCCGTCGAGGACTCTCACCACAATCAAGGAAGCCATG GTGCAGAGGACAGCGAGAGTTGTGAAAACCGGAACGGTGCAGCCTCGGCACTGCTGCACATCGACGAGTCGGACGGGGTTGATGAAATCAATAGACAGCGCAGCAAGAACAAGAGACGGTCAGAGCCTCGACAGGTCCAGACAG CCATCATCATCGGTCCGTATGGTCAGCCGCTGACAGTTTACCCCTGTATGCTTTGTGGTAAAAAGTTCAAGTCGCGAGGCTTTCTGAAGCGCCACACTAAGAATCACCACCAGGATGTTCTGACCAGGAAGAAGTACCAATGTACGGACTGTGAGTTCACCACCAACAAGAAAGCCAGCCTCCACAACCACATGGAGGTGCACGCTCTGAGCAGCAAGGCCCCTTTTGAGTGTGAAATGTGTGGCAAGGAGTTCCACCAGCAGGCGGCGCTGTTCTCTCACAGACTGCAGCATCACCACCGGGAGCCCAAGAACCAGCCGCCTCCACCGCCCACCAAGATGCATAAATGCAAGTTCTGTGACTATGAAACTGCTGAGCAAGGACTGCTCAATCGACACTTGTTGGCCGTTCACAGTAAGAGCTTCCCCCACATCTGTGTGGAATGTGGAAAAGGCTTTCGACATCCCTCAGAGCTGAAGaaacacatgcgcacacacactggCGAGAAACCTTACTCCTGCCTGTACTGCGATTACAAGTCGGCCGATTCCTCTAATCTGAAAACGCACATCAAGACTAAGCATAGCAAAGAGATGCCATACAAATGTGAGCGCTGTTTTCAGACCTttgcggaggaggaggagctaaTGCAGCACGGACTAACACACGAGGAGAATAAGACCCACCATTGTGCCCACTGTGATCACAAAAGTTCCAACTCCAGTGACCTAAAGCGCCATATCATATCTGTTCATACCAAGGACTATCCACACAAATGTGCTGTGTGTGGGAAAGGCTTCCACCGGCCGTCTGAACTAAAGAAGCACTCGGTAGCCCACCGCACTAAGAAACTCCATCAGTGCCGGCACTGCAACTTTAAAATTGCAGATCCTTTTGTTCTCAGTCGCCACATCTTGTCTGTCCACACAAAGGAGCAGCAGGCCTCACCTGAAAAGAGTGAGACTAAgaggacagagacacacactccTGTTGCAGCACCTAAAAAGTCTGCAGCTAGCGGGTCGAGCGCCTCGGGTCCACCAGCTCGAGTCAGTGCAGCCAGCTTAGCCAGCAGTGTGACTGTAGTTATTGGCAAAGGACAAAAAGAGAGGAGAATTTACCAGTGCCAGTACTGCGACTACAGCACCGGGGACGCGTCGGGTTTCAAGCGGCACGTGATTTCCATTCACACAAAAGACTACCCGCACCGCTGCGAGATCTGTTCGAAAGGCTTCCGGCGACCCTCGGAGAAGAACCAGCATATCATGCGCCACCACAAGGACGTGGTGCAGGCAGAGTGA
- the LOC110948828 gene encoding palmitoyltransferase ZDHHC23-A-like — translation MKWEKLKPPEPDDPMCCCECDIYQYGCCCDCEDLDEAFSRWLKDKPSKSGCQSPVFGALMQNLEISLIPALLLLPLLLRVAALHYLLGIIILTALPGLVLWYYYATHRKKRRTLFFLTLALYSLAHMYYLFITEILPRGDVSQLQLFTVTTGMILTILSLINTKRGPGFVTAALHEAHSRDQEAEKKDSEHLNGSVQSAASSSESKPQTLTAKWSRCPVCKLMRPPRAGHCRTCGSCVQRLDHHCIWINSCVGQANHRSFLLTLCVFLLTSVYGISLVLCSLCPRQYLMTALLYCPGVYSQSSTALCFTCAWYSSIVTGGLLYLLVTQVLNISFNVTEREAQLALRNKTGQSRLWGLVVDTGEFSRGFYQNWVEFLTMTDASISGKWYLIGFATNAQWFVSRKGSMKMGTAMLTPTADGDMDISYSSLNSDGSCWRMNNLATKTNTPGKFKYTSQRWGNVNDMRVVDVKYDEYVLTQTIKTKGDDSTVVNKLYGRGVDLSPELREKFRQFSLESGVLPENIAYLPKNEECPAE, via the exons ATGAAATGGGAGAAGTTAAAGCCTCCAGAGCCAGATGATCCTATGTGTTGCTGTGAATGTGATATCTACCAGTACGGATGTTGCTGTGACTGTGAAGATCTGGATGAAGCCTTTAGCAG GTGGCTCAAAGACAAACCCTCTAAAAGTGGATGTCAGTCTCCAGTGTTTGGGGCCTTGATGCAGAACCTGGAGATCTCCCTGATCCCggccctgctgctgcttcctctcctGCTGAGGGTTGCAGCGCTGCACTACCTGCTGGGTATCATCATCCTCACAGCTCTGCCCGGCCTGGTGCTGTGGTATTACTACGCCACGCACAGAAAGAAGAGACGCACCCTCTTCTTCCTCACTCTCGCCCTCTACTCTCTGGCCCACATGTACTACCTCTTCATCACAGAGATTTTACCTCGAGGGGACGTCAGCCAGCTGCAGCTGTTTACTGTCACCACCGGCATGATTCTCACCATACTGTCTCTGATTAACACCAAGAGAGGCCCAGGCTTTGTGACTGCTGCTCTGCATGAAGCACACAGCCGCGATCAGGAGGCAGAAAAAAAGGACTCTGAACACCTTAATGGATCTGTCCAATCAGCAGCCTCCTCCTCAGAGTCAAAACCACAGACCCTGACAGCTAAATGGAGCAGGTGTCCTGTGTGTAAACTAATGCGACCTCCACGGGCCGGACACTGTCGGACCTGTGGATCATGTGTGCAGCGTTTGGATCACCACTGTATCTG GATTAACAGCTGTGTCGGGCAGGCCAACCATCGCAGCTTTCTGCTGACCCTCTGTGTATTCCTGTTGACCTCTGTGTACGGGATCAGTCTGGTGCTCTGCAGCCTCTGTCCTCGACAGTATCTGATGACAGCTCTCCTCTACTGCCCCGGAGTCTACAGTCAGTCCAG CACAGCCCTTTGCTTCACCTGTGCTTGGTACAGCAGCATCGTCACAGGTGGACTGCTTTACCTGTTGGTGACACAAGTCCTGAATATCAGCTTCAATGTGACGGAGCGAGAGGCTCAGCTGGCTCTGAGGAACAAAACAGGCCAGAGCCGCCTGTGGGGACTGGTGGTCGACACCGGAGAGTTTTCACGTGGCTTCTATCAGAACTGGGTTGAGTTCCTCACCATGACAGATGCCTCA ATTTCAGGAAAATGGTACCTGATTGGATTTGCCACTAACGCCCAGTGGTTTGTCAGTCGCAAAGGCAGCATGAAGATGGGCACGGCTATGCTCACCCCAACTGCTGACGGGGACATGGACATATCGTACTCCAGCCTCAA CTCTGACGGCTCATGTTGGCGGATGAACAACCTGGCCACGAAGACCAACACGCCTGGCAAGTTCAAGTACACAAGCCAAC GCTGGGGGAATGTGAATGACATGCGGGTGGTTGATGTGAAGTACGACGAGTACGTTCTGACTCAGACCATCAAGACCAAGGGAGATGATTCCACCGTTGTCAACAAACTATACG GACGTGGAGTTGACCTCAGCCCTGAGCTGCGGGAGAAGTTCAGGCAGTTCTCTCTGGAATCTGGCGTCCTGCCTGAAAATATCGCTTACCTTCCTAAAAATG AGGAGTGCCCAGCTGAATAA
- the LOC110948830 gene encoding V-type proton ATPase catalytic subunit A-like — MDTSKLPKIRDEERESQFGYVHGVSGPVVTATAMAGAAMYELVRVGHSELVGEIIRLEGDMATIQVYEETSGVSVGDPVLRTGKPLSVELGPGIMGSIFDGIQRPLKDINDLTQSIYIPRGVNIGALNRDMKWEFSPGQSLRVGSHMTGGDIYGMVFENSLIKHKLMLPPRNRGTVTYLAPPGNYDLSDVVLELEFEGIKEKFTMMQVWPVRQVRPVTEKLPANHPLLTGQRVLDALFPCVQGGTTAIPGAFGCGKTVISQSLSKYSNSDVIIYVGCGERGNEMSEVLRDFPELTMEVDGKVESIMKRTALVANTSNMPVAAREASIYTGITLSEYFRDMGYNVSMMADSTSRWAEALREISGRLAEMPADSGYPAYLGARLASFYERAGRVKCLGNPEREGSVSIVGAVSPPGGDFSDPVTSATLGIVQVFWGLDKKLAQRKHFPSVNWLISYSKYTRALDEYYDKHFPEFVPLRTKAKEILQEEEDLAEIVQLVGKASLAETDKITLEVAKLIKDDFLQQNGYTPYDRFCPFYKTVGILSNMIAFYDMARHAVESTAQSDNKITWAMIREHMGEILYKISSMKFKDPVKDGEAKIKADFAQLLEDMQNSFRTLEE, encoded by the exons ATGGACACCTCAAAACTTCCAAAGATCCGGGATGAGGAGCGAGAGAGCCAGTTTGGATACGTCCATGGGGTATCTGGACCAG TGGTGACGGCTACTGCGATGGCAGGAGCAGCCATGTATGAGCTGGTTCGTGTCGGTCACAGTGAGTTGGTGGGAGAAATCATCCGTTTAGAGGGAGACATGGCAACTATCCAGGTCTACGAGGAGACAT CTGGTGTGTCTGTTGGTGACCCTGTCCTACGAACTGGAAAACCTCTCTCTGTAGAGCTGGGGCCGGGTATCATGGGCTCCATCTTTGACGGTATCCAGCGTCCACTAAAAGACATCAATGACCTCACTCAAAGTATTTATATCCCGAGAGGTGTGAACATTGGTGCTCTTAACAGAGATATGAAATGGGAATTTTCCCCTGGCCAGAGCCTTCGG GTTGGCAGTCACATGACAGGTGGAGATATCTACGGCATGGTGTTTGAAAACTCCTTAATCAAGCACAAGCTGATGCTTCCACCTCGCAACAGAGGCACCGTCACCTACCTGGCCCCACCTGGAAACTACGACCTTTCA GATGTGGTTCTGGAGCTTGAATTTGAAGGTATAAAGGAGAAGTTCACCATGATGCAGGTGTGGCCAGTACGACAAGTCCGCCCAGTGACAGAAAAACTACCTGCTAATCATCCACTGCTGACCGGTCAGAGGGTTCTGGATGCACTTTTCCC ATGTGTGCAGGGCGGCACCACTGCTATACCAGGAGCCTTCGGATGTGGAAAGACTGTGATCTCACAGTCACTGTCCAAGTACTCCAACAGTGATGTCATTATCTATGTCGGCTGCGGAGAGCGTGGAAATGAAATGTCTGAAGTGCTGCGTGATTTCCCAGAG CTTACTATGGAAGTCGATGGCAAAGttgagagcatcatgaagagaACAGCGCTGGTTGCTAATACATCCAACATGCCTGTGGCTGCTAGAGAGGCTTCCATTTATACAG GAATCACTCTGTCTGAATACTTCAGAGATATGGGCTACAATGTGAGTATGATGGCCGACTCGACGTCTCGATGGGCCGAAGCTCTGAGAGAAATCTCTGGACGACTGGCTGAAATGCCTGCTG ACAGCGGGTATCCTGCATACCTTGGCGCCAGGCTGGCCTCCTTCTACGAGCGCGCTGGACGTGTTAAGTGCCTGGGAAATCCAGAGAGAGAAGGCAGCGTCAGCATCGTGGGAGC TGTGTCCCCCCCTGGTGGAGACTTCTCCGATCCCGTCACTTCAGCCACACTGGGAATTGTTCAG GTGTTCTGGGGATTGGACAAGAAGCTGGCACAGAGGAAGCACTTTCCCTCCGTAAACTGGCTCATCAGCTACAGCAAATACACACGAGCTCTAGATGAATATTACGACAAACATTTCCCTGAGTTTGTTCCTCTTCGTACGAAAGCCAAAGAGattctgcaggaggaggaggacctgGCTGAAATCGTGCAGCTTGTAGGCAAG gcGTCCCTCGCTGAGACTGATAAAATTACTCTGGAAGTGGCTAAGCTCATTAAGGATGACTTCCTGCAGCAGAACGGTTATACTCCCTACGACAG GTTCTGCCCCTTCTACAAAACTGTCGGCATCCTCTCAAACATGATTGCGTTCTACGACATGGCCCGACACGCTGTGGAATCCACGGCTCAGAGCGACAACAAAATCACCTGGGCCATGATCAGAGAGCACATGGGAGAGATTCTCTACAAAATCAGCTCCATGAAGTTCAAG GACCCTGTAAAGGATGGCGAAGCGAAGATCAAAGCAGACTTCgcccagctgctggaggacatgCAGAATTCCTTCCGGACCTTGGAGGAATGA